In Oryza brachyantha chromosome 2, ObraRS2, whole genome shotgun sequence, a single window of DNA contains:
- the LOC121053479 gene encoding uncharacterized protein LOC121053479, which yields PPAPSSLSSPGPLRASGRMRASSKVRGTWWLRGDKPRPVVEGVFFDDLEFVPDSDDEGAANEFISQGCDDELVPETQLHVTTEEIGIGHTVTTKTGGQRRLGSRPRLGTMLHEWRRIVSDYEKPSIDMTSIEKAWADEKKAIAHVETDSKGNTSSLVNRSTEKKAYAIVFDEGKSISDAETDDEGVNVRGQSQMKDLHDIMFPTYTQVCKRRRI from the exons ccgccagccccttcctctctctcctccccgggccc TTTGCGGGCCAGTGGCAGGATGCGGGCCAGCAGCAAGGTTCGCGGGACGTGGTGGTTGCGAGGTGACAAGCCGCGGCCGGTGGTGGAAGGCGTTTTTTTTGACGACTTGGAGTTTGTGCCTGACTCGGATGATGAAGGGGCTGCCAATGAGTTCATATCGCAAGGTTGCGATGATGAACTCGTGCCTGAAACACAGCTACATGTGACCACCGAGGAGATTGGGATAGG GCATACAGTGACAACCAAAACAGGAGGGCAGCGCCGGCTTGGATCGCGACCTCGCTTGGG TACAATGTTGCACGAGTGGCGCCGGATTGTTTCAGACTATGAGAAGCCAAGCATCGACATGACAAGCATTGAGAAGGCATGGGCTGATGAGAAAAAGGCAATCGCTCATGTGGAGACAGACAGCAAGGGCAATACAAGCAGCCTGGTGAATAGAAGCACCGAGAAGAAGGCCTATGCCATTGTCTTTGATGAAGGAAAGTCAATCTCCGACGCAGAGACTGATGATGAGGGCGTCAATGTGCGTGGGCAATCACAGATGAAAGATTTGCATGATATCATGTTTCCTACGTATACCCAGGTTTGCAAGCGTAGAAGAATTTAG